In Mustela lutreola isolate mMusLut2 chromosome 16, mMusLut2.pri, whole genome shotgun sequence, the genomic window TAAAGCCTTAGAACTAGTCAGGTGCTCCCCCCACCCAGTACCACTTCTTACCCTCTAATCCTACCTGATCTTTAACAAAGCATTAATAATTCTAAGGATAATCTCTATTTTGTTGTGCTTTTTTGtaactgttttaaataaatcaatttgtACTGTATATTTGTACTTTTGTGAGATCCTTTTTgctgttttaccattttaagtctCTGTACTTGGCTACACAcagattgtatttttattgttaatgcTCTTCTTATGGATACCTGCATTTAACTTGTGGACTATGTAAACACAATATATAtcaatatctatatatctatatatctatctatataaactACTAGCTTTTCCTTCTGGTGTTTGCGCCTTCTTCTTATCCCAGCCTCAGGCAGTGGCTGTTGGGTGGGGGATAGAAGCCCTTCATGGGAGAGCTTGTAATGGCTAATAGTGCCCATCTTTATGTGGTGGGCTCTGACCAGATCTGCACATTCTGTTGGTGTGTCTTTCAGTGACCCGGAAGTCTACCTATAGACTTAGATACTAGTACAATCAATCACACGGGCTTGTAGATGTCCTCCCTGCTGGCCTTTTCTCCAATTCTTGTCTTTCCTCGGGAATGCTGCCAAAAATTGTTGGAATACATCAGCTGCAAACATAGCTACcgcttttttttaactttaaaaaaatatatattttatttatttgacaagagagagagaacgagacagagaacacaagcagggggagtgggagagggagaagcaggcttcctgctgggcagggagcctgatgcgggcgtcgatcccaggaccctgggatgatggcctgagccaaaggccaactgagccacccaggcgttcctaaaCTATTGCTTCTAAACTAGAAAGCTTGCCAGTAGTAAGAGGTGAAACACTCAGATACAGGAGTGTGACTCAGATACAGTATTTACCAGGTGCCACAAACCATCCTAAGTTACATATATTAATAACTatatcatattaatatatattatatattatagattgATAGTAATTTGTTGCTCatactattatttccattttgtgttTGGGGAAACCaagagagaggttaagtaacttgcccaaagtaaGTTTTTAAATGACAGTGCAGCTTTTTAAATCCAGGCATTGGGCTCCTGAGTTTGTATTAGCTCCTAgtttgctgtgaagattaaaggagataattcATATAATGTGCTCAGAATAATCTTTAACGCATAGAGAGTGCTCAACCATTTTGAGGCATCCCGAGTAGGACTTCAGTATGGGGCTCTGTGACAGACGACATTTGACTCAATTAATTACTTTATTTCAAATATCCAGTACTTTTGAATAAGCttattaagatttttcttttcccagaaCAGAAATCTTTCAGCCTGCTTGGTAGGAATTAACCGTAGCTCAGTGGTGGGAAGGGGGTCAGTTAACACTATTAAATAGCCTTAAACCTATGGAGGTCAGAGAGGAGTCCAAGTTTCCTTGTTATGATATTGGAAGAGGTCCACATTCCTGGCATAGTTATTTTTCTGGCTACAAGTTAACTAGGGCACTTCCTTCTGGACCTCGAGATCTATAATTATCTAAACTGTACACAATCTTTGGTGCAGGCTAAGGAAAATTCTGTACTTGTTCTGTACCATCACAGACACTTTTTAGAAATGACCTCAGCTCTTGTCTCCTCCTTGGTTTGGCAGACATACAAACTGTCATTTTGCTCTGGCTTTGACCACTGTCAACTTGAGCTCTCGTCTCACCTTAATTCTGGATTTTTCTCAATGGGTATTATCCTATCTTGGCTCTGGGgtataaataaaaagatggatCATCTCTTCTCTCCAATGAGAGCTCCTTGGTACTGTAGACCTTAGTATTAGAGCTGTTTCTATGAACATATTCCTAAATGAAGGTGACTACTATCTATGATAGAgtttttaaagtttgacaaacTGAAATCTGCTGGGAAAAGCAGCCAATACCTAGCCTGAATACTGCATCTCTTTAGAAAATGCCAGCTAGGAGGAAAGGCGTCTACTTCTGAGTTTGGAAAAGGTAAGCTAGGTTTAAGTGGCTTTTGGGACCATAGATGATCTTCATTAGGGTTGTGGGAATGGACCCACAAAGTTAGCATCCGTTCTTTCTTTAATGTCATAGTTATGCCTCACTGACCTGTAAAGGCCCAAACAAGGGATCTCTGGGCCGCCTAAAATGAGGAGCACCCTCCCTTCAGAAGACAATCTGCCAGAAGTCCCTGCTTAAAATTTCCACCCAGGGCTCTCCTAGATCACTTCATTTGCTAGAATGAaatggagagaaaagcagaaaaaggccagtaaagataaaattaatttatttgcccTCACAACTCCGTGGGCCGCACTGGGCCCCATAGTCCTATAAGCATGCCCTGCAGCTTTGGGCTGGGAGTCCAGTTCCCTGGAGTGCCTACTCCCTCGTCCAGAGCTGCCttaatctggctccctgctgaccccATCATCCTGCTCCCACATGCAAGAGGTGCTCAGGTCCACCTGCAGCAAACCCAGGCCTTCCTCTGGCAGTAAGGACAAGGCCTTGTGAGTTGGCTGTAGCACAGATCCGTGTGGACCTGGGTGAGCAGGAGGGCAGGCGGGTTCAGTGCAGAGAGCCACTGTTCTGCTCTTCAAAGGCCATCTTGCCCAGGAGCTGGCTGTCCAACTCCACCCCACTCACAGGTAGCTGGAAGAAGTTCATTTCGGCTGCTAAGGCTGCCATGGCAGAAGGGTCCTGGCCAAACTGAGCTCGCAACATCATGTCCATTTTCTCCAGCCTCCTCTTGAGTCGCTTGGCTTCCCGCTCCCGGATGAGCCGGGCCTGCCTCTTCTCTGGGGTTTCATTGGCCCGCTTCAGCCTCATCGCCTCCCGATCCCGCTGTAGCCGGCGTGCCCGCTGCTCGTCTGTCTCCTGCATGCGCTGCAGGCGTTTGGCTTCACGGTCCCTCATGCGCCTTACTTCCCGCTCCTCTGGGGTCTCATTGTCCCGCCGACTTTTCTTGGCTGTGCGCTCTCGTTCCAGACGCTGTAGCCGTACTTCCAACGGCTCATTCTGTCGGCGTAGGGCCCACTTGCGAACGCTGGGGGTCTGTGCTTCCAGTAGCTTACGGTAGGCAGCACAATTGTTGCACACAAGCAGAATTCCAGCAGGGTACACGGGAGGGCTAAAGGCAATGTCCTTTCCCTCAGCACTGGAGGGACCCTCACTATGGGCTGGCGGTAGGGATTCCATATTAAGTACTTCAGGGAGTTTCTCACTGGAATACAAAAATTTGGGTTGTTAGGGTCTCCTAGCAAGGCTCAGGGATACAGCTTTGACTTAACGCTGGTCCTACTAGGCCAGTTGCTCCAAGTTCACCACTAGGGGTCAGATTTGAGTACTTGGGAGACCTCTGACCTCCCCCACCTCATACCTTCTCTGGGCTTGGGTGGTCTACCAAGTTTTAAAGCCCTCCCGGAGTTAGAGACTGAGCCACCTGCCAGATATCCCCCACAGATGTGCAGGGTACATTCCAGCTGGCTGGTGGTGTTTCTAAGAGCTGTGCAGGGCAGTCCTACTGTGGAAATGGTGGTCCCTCTTGAGGTAGAGGCTGCCTTTAGGGGAGTCCACCCCTCCTGCCCTGGCCGATTCTGCATTGTATCCTAGGCAAACTTAACTAGGACACAATTCATACAGTTCCAGCCTTCCTGGGACACAGTACAGACTTTGTCCTCACAGGGGCCTTTTAGCTCCCTGTAACCTCTCTAAGCTTTATCATGAATGTTATTGGACTGCCCCCAACATCTTTGTAGATGAAAATATTACTCTAATagggaaagaaatgagaattcaTTTCCCTTTGGGGATATCTAATGGAACGGATTTATTTATTGGCTTCATTACTTGTATTTCCAGAGTCAGTCACCTTTGCATTACCTATCTCTaggctttcttttcatttgtgaaaGCAGAACCCACACCCAATAATTTGTTCCCAGAGCAAGAGGGTTAGGTGACCAGCTAACCTGTTAAACGTGGCATGGCTGGTAAAACgggctccacacacagcacagTTAGACCTCTGGTCCTCCGAGTGGATTAGGAGATGACGACCCAAGGACCCCGGGGAGCTTAGGGCCCGGCCACAGACAGGACACATGTAGCTCTTGGCGCTCACCACTGCCGCAGTGTGCTGTAAAACAGAGTCTTCATCTGTCAGCTCAGGCTTCCTTTAAAGTAATCTACACCCACTTAGAAA contains:
- the ZNF821 gene encoding zinc finger protein 821 isoform X1, which codes for MSRRKQTNPNKVHWDQVFAGLEEQARQAMMKTDFPGELGSQRQAIQQLRDQDSSSSDSEGDEEETTQDEVSSHTSEEDGGVVKVEKELENTEQPVGGNEVAEHEVTGNLNSDPLLGLCQCPLCQLDCGSREQLIAHVYQHTAAVVSAKSYMCPVCGRALSSPGSLGRHLLIHSEDQRSNCAVCGARFTSHATFNSEKLPEVLNMESLPPAHSEGPSSAEGKDIAFSPPVYPAGILLVCNNCAAYRKLLEAQTPSVRKWALRRQNEPLEVRLQRLERERTAKKSRRDNETPEEREVRRMRDREAKRLQRMQETDEQRARRLQRDREAMRLKRANETPEKRQARLIREREAKRLKRRLEKMDMMLRAQFGQDPSAMAALAAEMNFFQLPVSGVELDSQLLGKMAFEEQNSGSLH
- the ZNF821 gene encoding zinc finger protein 821 isoform X2, with product MSRRKQTNPNKVHCDSEGDEEETTQDEVSSHTSEEDGGVVKVEKELENTEQPVGGNEVAEHEVTGNLNSDPLLGLCQCPLCQLDCGSREQLIAHVYQHTAAVVSAKSYMCPVCGRALSSPGSLGRHLLIHSEDQRSNCAVCGARFTSHATFNSEKLPEVLNMESLPPAHSEGPSSAEGKDIAFSPPVYPAGILLVCNNCAAYRKLLEAQTPSVRKWALRRQNEPLEVRLQRLERERTAKKSRRDNETPEEREVRRMRDREAKRLQRMQETDEQRARRLQRDREAMRLKRANETPEKRQARLIREREAKRLKRRLEKMDMMLRAQFGQDPSAMAALAAEMNFFQLPVSGVELDSQLLGKMAFEEQNSGSLH